TTAACCTCGATGCTACAAGCTGCAACAGCGTCACCCTAGAGTCATCAATCCGTGCTCTTAAGGCACGCATTGAGTTCCTAGAAAGTGGACGGGAGGAACAGTCTAAATCATTTGAGCGGTGCAACCAGCAGATGATGGATGCGTTTGCCGAGACAGAGGCAACAAAGGAGAAGCTGCGCAGGGAAGAGACACTGCGACGCAAACTTCACAATCAAGTGCAAGAGCTCAAAGGCAACATCCGCGTGTTTTGCAGAGTTCGCCCCTCGCTCAATAGTGAACCTGCCTCCGATCTCACTCTCATGCAGTATCCTGATGAGAACGACGACGGAAAGGAGATTAATATTCTTGGGCCTGAAGAGAAGAGCAGCCTTGGAACAGTTAACCGGAAGAACAATACTTTTTCGTTTGATCGTGTGTTCAATCCATCCACCCAGAACGCCGAGGTCTTTGATGAGATTAGCCAGCTTGTTCAGAGCGCCCTGGATGGCTACAATGTTTGCATATTCTGTTATGGCCAAACTGGTAGTGGCAAGACGCACACAATGTCATCTGCCGACGGTATGATCCCTCGCGCTGTTCACCAAATTTATGAGACCGCGCAAGGTCTAGAAGAGAAGGGTTGGCGGTACTCAATGGCCGGCAACTTTGTCGAGGTCTACAACGAAAACCTCAATGATCTCTTAGGCAACCCGGATGAATTGGATAAGAAGAAGCATGAGATTCGCCATGACATGCAGCGTGGCAAGACTACCATCACCGACATTACAACTGTCAACCTGGACTCCCCCGAGATGGTTGAGTCTATTCTCAAGAATGCGGATGCCAACCGCTCGGTCGCAGCGACCAAAGCTAACGAGCGCTCCTCGCGGTCTCACTCTGTCTTCATTCTCAAACTTATCGGTCAAAACCACATCACTGGCGAACGCAGCGAAGGCACGCTAAACCTCGTCGACTTGGCAGGAAGCGAGCGTCTGAGCCACAGTGGGGCAACTGGCGAGCGTCTGAAAGAGACTCAAAACATTAACCGTAGTCTCAGTTCTCTGGGCGATGTGATTTCAGCTCTCGGCCAAGGCAAAGATGGGGGTCACATTCCGTACCGGAACAGCAAGGTATGTTCCTTTACGCCGATTTCTTTGCTAGATACTAACTCATTTTCAGCTCACTTACCTTCTCCAATTCTCCTTGGGTGGAAACTCCAAGACACTCATGTTCGTTATGGTCAGCCCGCTCTTGGCACACATGTCGGAGACCTTGACCAGCTTAAAATTCGCCACCAAAGTACATAACACCCACATTGGCACCGCAAAGCGACAGGCGCGTGTTCGTGACGTCTGATTATGATGATACCTCTTTTCCGTTCTTGAATATATTCTGTTGGTTTTCTTTATGGGAGTAGGGGTCTTTTAACGATCCTGTCCTCTACCCTTGGTGTCTTGGTCGGGCTtttgaagttttttttttttttctttggcaTGGCCTTTGGAGATAATCGTCTCCTGCCTTAGCGTGTGATTTACTGTATGGAAAATGACATATTTGGTTTAATCTGCACAGAATCAGGTTCTCATCGGTTTTAATCCGTTTGATTTATGTTGCGAGAGATGTGCTAGCCTCCTTTCTCGATGAATTTACGGATATCCAATATGGTCTGTCCCTTTTTCTCAATCCAAGGGAAATGCCCACATTCGCCATAGGTAATTACTCGGGCATTTTGGATATCAGTTGCTGTCCGTTCCGCAATCCCTATTCCGCAGATCATATCTTCGCGGCCGAAGATGATGAGTGTTTCTGCCTGTACATCACCAAGCCTCTCCACCATTTGCATTGGTTCCCCCAATTCTCTGTCACATCGCCCCTGGGCTTGGTAGCACCAAAGCGACAACTCGCGATCTCCAATATCATGCAGTAGCTCCGGAACGTACTGCTGCGGATCAAAGAAGTACAAGGGCCACATGTTTCGCACCGACTCTGTAAATTCCTCGTCGGATCCAGTCTGTCGATCCTGCACACAGTCCCAAGCATCCTGGTATCGAGGATCTATGCGCGTCGCTTCAAGCTGTAGAAATCTCTTATCTTGAAATCCCACTAGCTGGTGATCGAGGAGAACAAGCTTGCTAACACGACTGGGATACATCTCTGCGTACCCTAGCGCAATAGCTCCGCCATTTGAGTGGCCCATTAAAACCGGATATCGTTCCACATGCAGGTGCTGGCGGAAATCCTCCAAGTCGGACGCAAGATCCGGCATGCTACTCATTTGGGATGCCAGTGGTCGGGATGACCCATCCGTTCCACgagaatggaagaagatgacagcATATCCGATATTAGTTGCGGTTCTGAAGTGGTCTTCCGGTCTCCATAATGCCTGCAGTCCTTTTTGAAGATATTGAGATCCTAAGCCCCAGCCGGGACATTGAACAACAACTAGATTGCGAAGATCTTCGTTTTCGGTGGACGGACGATGCACGACATATTCAAACATCAAATTTTTTGCCGGAACACTGAAGGTGTGGATTCCTGGGTAGAGTAATTTTGACATTTGGAAAGAGTTCGAGAAGCAGTCTCAATGTCCAAGGATTACGCTCGGTCAAACGCAAAGTTGAAACTAAATTGGATTTCATTCCGTTTCGGACTGTGACGTCATTCGGAATAACACGACCATGTTATAAAGAAGTAGGCTGGAGTCGAGAATGAGGATTCTAGCTAGAGTTGGCCAAAGTATCTGTCTAAATTCTGCTTTACCTGCTGGGACTTTTCTTGAATAGCAGCGTCGTCTAAAATCCCTATCTCACAGACATAGGCGTCCATGAATTCAGCCGGAACCCATTCGAAGTAGATGTTCTCAACTTTGACGGCGTAAGAGGTGTCTTCTCGATCAGCCTCAATCCCCTCAGTAAGGATTTTAACTCCTTTAATGCCGCAGTCTATCCAGCAGTCTAGCAGCTCTTTAGGATCATTCTCTTCGTGGCTATGATCGCTCCCGCCACCAGGCTCGGCCACTTTCTCCAGCTCACTGAGAACCAAAACTTTGGCGGCAGGACAAACATACCTGGCACTTAGAACAGCTGGCAAGGATCCAGTTTTATTGCTCACTGAGCCTGAGCCTGAGAGACGGTCTGCTCCAAGCAGCACGAAATCCACTTCCTTGGAGGCGAGAGCGGCAGATGCATCGGTGTACACGTTTAGTTTCAGATGTCGATCGGAAGACGAGGAAAATCGGGACTGGAAGGCAGAGAGGATGGAAGATGCCATTTTGGCTCCTTCGAAAAGTGGACGAGATTCCAGGATCCTAATGTCCAGATTAGGTATTGGAAGAGATGCATAGGCCTCGAGGATGCTATCGCGGATAGTAGAGCTCGCCGACAGGGTGAGGATCACAATAGAGGGTGTAGGCCTTGAGCGTGTTATAGGCAGGAAGTTAGACTCGAGATAGGTCATAAAGGAGCGTTTGATACGCGCGGGCATATCTTTGCGCTTGTCCAGATGATAGTCAAGCAAAGCCAACAAGCGTTCCCATTTGATCTTACTGTCGAGAGTGTCGTGTACAATCTCTTCCATATCGGCGAGTAATCCTAGCAATGCATTTAAGGTGGCTGCCCCCATGCTTTCTCGCCCATTCTTCCACAGATGCCATGCAGCCATGCGAACAATTTCCCACCACTTCGTGTTGATGTCCTCGTCCATCTGCACGACAACGTCTCGGAAGATCCTCAGCGCAATCGAGGTCAACTCGTGAGATCCACTCTGATGATCTGCCTTCAATTCTCCCAGGCCTGCTGTGAGTGCCTTGCCAGCAGTTTCGTTCATGTCGCCTTCGAACCACACTCGCCACAGGCTTTCTTTCAGATGTGGTACGCCACCAAAGTTCAGATCATCTTTGATTGTGTCGGGACTGTACCAGTCCCAGCTGTCATGCTCCCAGTCGATTTGAATACCTCTCTCCCCGCGACCACCTTCACCAGACTCTTTGAGTCGGAATAGAAATGGGAAAATGGTCCACATCCGACCGACAGAAGGATCACTGAAATTGTGTGGTTTTCCCTTCCGCCAGAGGTCAACATCTCGTTGAGTGAGAGTAGTTTCCTCTTTCAACTCACGCCATGCTGCTGCCTCTGGCTTTTCATGGTTCTCTATGTTACCTGAGATGGGAGCTAGGTGGTACCTTGAGAAGTCAGTCAATCTGGGCGCGACAGATTGATGTTTAAGCGGGTTTCTTAAGTACATACTGATATGTGCTGACCTTTTCACTTCGTCGAAATAGAGCAAATATGGTTTCTCCTGCATCTGAGCAGACGAAAGAGGATACCACTGATCTCTGCTTGAGCTCGGGGTCGCTCTGAGTCATCTTGATATGGTTAGCGGTATAAGAcctggagatggagaagataAAGATGAAGCTCAAAGTTTCGGCCCCGGGGAATATCCGCAACGCCGTCACCATCGCATCATCGCATTGGCAAATAGCCTGAACTCATTGGCATTGAAAGATTTTATATGGAATTTGTCAAATTTCTTTCTTGAAATTTTTGAACTTCTTGAACTTCTTCAAGTTGAGGTTCTTGACGAGCTGATTCGCGTTCAAGTTCCAATGATGTCAACGTTGGGATATTCTACGAAGGTCAAAAAATCAAGTGATTCAGTGCGTCAAGATGCCCACTTTAACAGGATCATGTCTTTGCCGGAGTATTGAATACAGGCTGAGGCTCGCTTCAATTGATGATGCGAGAGCATCTCTCTGCCATTGTCGTAACTGCAAGGTATACACTTTGAGTTGAACAGAAAATGACATTTCACTAAAGCTGCAATTTTTGAACAGAAAGCGTTTGGAACTAATTATGGCCTGACAGCCAAGGTCCCAAAGGATACATTCAATCTTACCAAAGGGTTACCAAAAGAACATGTCGCGGATAACGGATCTGGGGCGGTGATTCATCGAGAATTTTGTCAAAATTGCGGAAGCTTCATCCTggaatacggagtatgttAACTTTATGCATTAGGTACGGGGGGTTCCTAACAAATGAATCGGGAATCAGGATGCTGCCAAAGAGCATTTTCGCTACATCTGTGTCGGATCCTTGGACGACCCGGAAGCATTACTCCCAAAGGGGGAGTTCTTCTGCAAGTCTCGGGCAAATTGGTTGCCGGAGATCCCGAGTATGTTCAGCATGCTGATTtcctgggggggggggggtttcagAAATCTCTGACGAACATAAATAGATGTATTCCACAAGCAGACGGTGGATGAATAATGAGCGACAAAATGGATGGGTTTTTGCTCAGGTTTTCAAATAGCTCGCCTGTCTATACACATGCACAGCACAGATAGTCTCAAGATACACATCACATATCATCTACTGTCACGCTTTTCACAACCATGTCCGGGGTCAGCAGTTTATCTCGAATGGAGATCGCATTCAAGAAGTCATTACTGTCCACCCGATGATATCCATCTGCTAACGTCTTCTCAATACCTGCCCGTAGGTGGCGCTCAGCCAGTCGGCTCCTAGCATCCAGCGGATCGGAGTCTACAAAGACACGATAGTCGACAAGCCCAACAATTTCACGCCATCCGGGATCATCAAGAAGCAGGTAGTTGCCCTCAATGATTATGATCTCTACATCCGGCGTGATGGAAATCCCGTTCTCGACGGGATCTTTCGATTCGTGATCAAAGGTCGGCGCGCTAATGACATCCGCTAGCGACCAGGTTCCAGAAGAAGGAGCTGCTAGCGGCGTCTCATCGGCCCAGGCGCGGAGCCGAGATATAAAAGCCACAAAGCGGCTCACGTCGAACGTCCATGGAGCTCCACGGCGGATGTGTGCATCTTTGGGGTTGGGTAGCTGATCCAAAGCTGCCCGAGAAAGATGAAACCCATCCATCGAGAGCAGGGCAGCGCGAGAGGTCGAGCTGTGATTCAATTGTTGCACTACCGCCTCGGCTGTGGTGGTCTTCCCTGAACCCGGGATGCCTGCGATGGCAACTAGGAAGCGCGATTTGGGATGAGCGCCAGCGTGGTTGTGGATAGCCTCTGTCAGTCTCCGGTACTCAGATTCCATCTTTCAGCCGATATTAGTTAGGGCACTATGGAGGCCTAGAGGGGGGTTTACCTTGAATCAATCACACGTGGGTTAAGTCTTTCAGTGACGCAAAATGATGCCTCAACTACGGCTGGTGACAATCAACGGATCATGCTGCACCATTCAGGAAAATAGCAGATTCAGCAGCTACCCAAAGCTTCATCAAAAGGTCTGATTAAAGAGCAGGGCCAAGTGATGTATGTGTTGATGGAGCGGGTGTCGGGTCACAGCGTTCCGATTACCGTGGTTCTCAGTGTTGTGCCGCTGTTGTATATTTTTGCCGACTTGGTATTCCTCTTCTATAGGAGCTTCGAGGTCATTTTTCTGGGACAAGTCAATAAAAAAGGGGTTGCGGGGattgtgggggggggggagcttGGACGTGTTGATGCACCATGTGGATTTTGAAGCCAAAATCCTTTCGAGCACAATTCTCCGACATTACACCGGGACTCCATGAACCTCAAAAGACCCTCATTTGATTTGAGTAAAACGAGACTGggatccaaaaaaaacaaaatcctGACAAGTAAGTTTCCAAGGAAATATATGCTAAATAACGCATTTCTATAGAAATGCAGAAATGCTCACCCCCCTGCAGCAAGTAAACAAATCCCGACCCTGGGACACTGGATATCATTTCAGGCAGCTGTAGATTGCAAGTCATGAGTTTGAGGGGAACTAGCATATTCTCGAACTCTCTGCTAGACCAAATTTCAGACTTGATCACATTATCTCCAGTGTCAGGCGATGTTCGATATTCGGAGTTGTATAGTTCGGAATCACGTTCCATGAGACTGGAAACGTCATAATAACTTCAGTGAACCCGAATACCTGTGAGACAACAGAAACGAAAATTCAGATGAATTTCGAATTTTTGTCCATAATAAGCCAACATGGTTCGGATAAGCGAGGCGATCAAAGATGATCACCGACGACTCGAGTCTTATTACAATATCATCGTCAActccgaagatgaagacgaacAAACGAGATTTCAAAATCAATTTACCTGGGAACTTGCACGACACGCCGTCGCCGAGGAGCTAGTAGTGTTTCCCGCACTGGAAAAGCTTCGACCTGACAGcaaggagaagattgatGATGATCGACGTGAGCATTCAGCAGTAAGTTTTCCCAACTGTGTTAGAGATAGCGATGCTGATATGTTATAGCTCAAAGAGATGCTCTACGCCTTCCAGGATTTAAACAGTTCTGACCCTCGCTTCCTCCCTACAATTACAATGCTGATGGAAGGCCTTGCCAAGCATATGCGAGACGAAGAATCAACCGACCTGGTTATATTGGAGGAGACCCTTTCTTCCGATGAGAGCGAACAGCTGGGTAAATCTCTTAGCCGTACTAAGATGTTCGTGCCCTCTCGCTCGCATCCATATGACCTGGACAATCCACGCTTCGAGACTGTAGCCGACCTGCTCACGGCCCCGCTAGATCATCTCCAGGATTTGTTTCGAAAGTGGCCGGAGGAGGAAAGCCTGTTAACCTCGCCCATTGAGTAGATAGAAAGAACACCGTTTCAGCGAAGTGGAGATTTCATTTCTTTTGCCCCTATGACGCAGTCAACTCGCAGTCTACAGAATGTGCAAATCAATCGAAATGTCTCTTTGCCTAGTCATTTTTCGCCTTGAGGGGTGTAGTATGATTCGCGTTCAGCGCTAGATAGATTATTGTTAGCCATTGACTCGATCTCGTCCCCGAGTATCTCTCACCTTTCCACACCAGCTAGATCACTCGGGTCTTTACTCCGATCCGGACCCTCGTCAAGGTAATGTCGAGGTGCATCTCCGCCAATCTCATCATTGAGAAGGTCTAATGCATTGCGCTTGTCCTTCTTCGATACCTTAGGATTGCTAAGAGCACTGCACAGTATTAAAACCGACTGTAAGGTGGAAATGAGAATATTCAAACTCACGCCGTATAGCCACGCCTCGCGCTCACTTCGTCTTCGATGGGTAAGTCAACATCTTTAGCTTCCCCCAAGCTGGACATGATGCATTTAGGTGTTTGCAGAGATTCGAATTTCCCCCCACCCAGATATAATCGGGGCTATGGATTTGGTAGCGCTGGTAATGATTGTCCAAACATATGCAGGCGAAATGGTAGCGGTAGAGAAGCCCGCGGTTAAAACGTCACATCACCATCACGATCATGCTAAAAGCGCCAGGAAACCCCCGAGCGCATAGTTCTAACTAGCAAAATTAGTTGCAAGCTACCTGGATAATACTAGTGGGGGTTTTCATAGATGGCAATCTGTCGGAGGTCATATCCATTGCCGACACACACTTTCGTTGGGAAGCAGCTGTTTATTGCGCAAATTGAAAAAGCAACCTGCCACAAAGGCACGCTTGTTAGAGATTTTCTGTTTTTGTCTGATGTAATCTCAACATGCAGGTTGTGCTGACATTTCTCTGCCCTGCTCTCCATAATTAAGGAACCTTTTCGAATTACCAGCAAAGAGCGAAACAGGGTCAAGCGTGCTGTCCTTTCATTTGTTTTGATCCACCCAAGCCGTTTGTGTTTTCTGGTCCCATCAGACGTGGTGTGCTGTAGATCTCCCGAAAGTGGAAACAGAACGAGTGCGAATCATCAATAGCAGTTTGCAGTGACAAGTACATGAACTCGGACTAGTAGGCTTGgctgagagagagagagagagagccaCATTTTCTATCTTCTTTCTGCTCAGCAGTCGTGGACCTTGACATGTTCCCTCAAAGACTTCAATTTAGCCCTTCTCAACCACGTTTTCGAGGGGATCGGTATTGGGAGGTCTTCAAGACCCGACATTCCACCCGCGCTGGGGATGAGTAGAACAAAAAGAACACAGTGACACTCGCGACTATTTTTTTTATGATACTGAATCCTTGCGAGAATGTGCATCTTTGGAAATTCAAGGACGATCAAATTCTTCGGGCTTGAATCTTCGAGGGACCAACCCCAGTAGGGTGTTTGGGGGGCGCCACAAAGGTACGTAAACACACTATCTTATGTGTGGATCACATCGAGTTTTTCACCTTTCACGCTAGATAGACCAGGACGAAAAAGAATCAGAACCGATCCAACCCTGATTGAATTGATCTACTACTGAACAATTCCAAAATGATGGCGTGAAAAGTGCCACATATGAATGTTGTATGATTATTTTGCCGAGATTCACACAATGTCGGCCTTAGTTTCTCCCCCCCCTATGTTGTAGCTACTTGGTCA
The nucleotide sequence above comes from Penicillium digitatum chromosome 1, complete sequence. Encoded proteins:
- a CDS encoding Kinesin-like protein klpA, with protein sequence MEGENRPRTRSSTRTRLPQAGLREATSATTNSRSGIMAPGTIANKAMNISPTCPKTSNPETRRPGPVTRPPNSTSKAHSRGNSYSSSTISRPTVPASRTTNGSFSSTIGPGARPASAMSRHQSSFNGRKPIGASIPRAASALDTHMEDVSPSVLGKRKGPEWDQASREKSIEGLMQTFMAQVNQQGQASSGLKETVDLYKSRVNELEASRDELKELNITQRVELDSLRNQLRTAEQARKEDKREHEIAMDDLYQRQRIELDSLQQQCRKEVATITDRHQEEVRDLKRRFDRDLEDEKAAQLSALGKLTSQSALDTQKSQIELERRDREITTLHDGLQVLKAELDRERRTVHELKLNLDATSCNSVTLESSIRALKARIEFLESGREEQSKSFERCNQQMMDAFAETEATKEKLRREETLRRKLHNQVQELKGNIRVFCRVRPSLNSEPASDLTLMQYPDENDDGKEINILGPEEKSSLGTVNRKNNTFSFDRVFNPSTQNAEVFDEISQLVQSALDGYNVCIFCYGQTGSGKTHTMSSADGMIPRAVHQIYETAQGLEEKGWRYSMAGNFVEVYNENLNDLLGNPDELDKKKHEIRHDMQRGKTTITDITTVNLDSPEMVESILKNADANRSVAATKANERSSRSHSVFILKLIGQNHITGERSEGTLNLVDLAGSERLSHSGATGERLKETQNINRSLSSLGDVISALGQGKDGGHIPYRNSKLTYLLQFSLGGNSKTLMFVMVSPLLAHMSETLTSLKFATKVHNTHIGTAKRQARVRDV
- a CDS encoding Proline iminopeptidase, putative, producing the protein MSKLLYPGIHTFSVPAKNLMFEYVVHRPSTENEDLRNLVVVQCPGWGLGSQYLQKGLQALWRPEDHFRTATNIGYAVIFFHSRGTDGSSRPLASQMSSMPDLASDLEDFRQHLHVERYPVLMGHSNGGAIALGYAEMYPSRVSKLVLLDHQLVGFQDKRFLQLEATRIDPRYQDAWDCVQDRQTGSDEEFTESVRNMWPLYFFDPQQYVPELLHDIGDRELSLWCYQAQGRCDRELGEPMQMVERLGDVQAETLIIFGREDMICGIGIAERTATDIQNARVITYGECGHFPWIEKKGQTILDIRKFIEKGG
- a CDS encoding Translation initiation factor eIF-2B subunit family protein translates to MTQSDPELKQRSVVSSFVCSDAGETIFALFRRSEKVSTYQYHLAPISGNIENHEKPEAAAWRELKEETTLTQRDVDLWRKGKPHNFSDPSVGRMWTIFPFLFRLKESGEGGRGERGIQIDWEHDSWDWYSPDTIKDDLNFGGVPHLKESLWRVWFEGDMNETAGKALTAGLGELKADHQSGSHELTSIALRIFRDVVVQMDEDINTKWWEIVRMAAWHLWKNGRESMGAATLNALLGLLADMEEIVHDTLDSKIKWERLLALLDYHLDKRKDMPARIKRSFMTYLESNFLPITRSRPTPSIVILTLSASSTIRDSILEAYASLPIPNLDIRILESRPLFEGAKMASSILSAFQSRFSSSSDRHLKLNVYTDASAALASKEVDFVLLGADRLSGSGSVSNKTGSLPAVLSARYVCPAAKVLVLSELEKVAEPGGGSDHSHEENDPKELLDCWIDCGIKGVKILTEGIEADREDTSYAVKVENIYFEWVPAEFMDAYVCEIGILDDAAIQEKSQQVKQNLDRYFGQL
- a CDS encoding Uridine kinase, with product MVHQHKNDLEAPIEEEYQVGKNIQQRHNTENHAVVEASFCVTERLNPRVIDSRWNLIAIAGIPGSGKTTTAEAVVQQLNHSSTSRAALLSMDGFHLSRAALDQLPNPKDAHIRRGAPWTFDVSRFVAFISRLRAWADETPLAAPSSGTWSLADVISAPTFDHESKDPVENGISITPDVEIIIIEGNYLLLDDPGWREIVGLVDYRVFVDSDPLDARSRLAERHLRAGIEKTLADGYHRVDSNDFLNAISIRDKLLTPDMVVKSVTVDDM
- a CDS encoding hemerythrin/HHE cation-binding motif, whose translation is MVRISEAIKDDHRRLESYYNIIVNSEDEDEQTRFQNQFTWELARHAVAEELVVFPALEKLRPDSKEKIDDDRREHSALKEMLYAFQDLNSSDPRFLPTITMLMEGLAKHMRDEESTDLVILEETLSSDESEQLGKSLSRTKMFVPSRSHPYDLDNPRFETVADLLTAPLDHLQDLFRKWPEEESLLTSPIE
- a CDS encoding RTA-like protein, with the protein product MSSLGEAKDVDLPIEDEVSARRGYTAALSNPKVSKKDKRNALDLLNDEIGGDAPRHYLDEGPDRSKDPSDLAGVESAERESYYTPQGEK